ggcaggcggcagccgccgccagaagcaagaccggcagtggaagccgaagtacaccttcgagcagatgctcgactcgccgtgcaagtaccacagcggcaagaacccctccaaccacaccacccgcgactgccacttcatgaagcggctgacaagcggtgaacctctcccgcctccacccccgcccccaccagccggcgggccgggtggcgcagccggcgcggagaacgccaacctcgagcaccacgaggctaaccaagtgcaccatgccggccgatatctggccaaagatgctacctacatcatcttcacctccgagcctgaggacaagacgagccagcagagccgttccctcgaggtcaacgcggtcataccgccggtcccccagtacctaaactggtcagagcaggccatcacttttgatcgccgcgacacaccagctgtcctgccgaagccgggcagctacgccatggtcctcgaccccaccatcggcacaacccggcgcagcgtgcgtttttcgcgtcctcatcgacggcggcagcagcatcaacatcctctaccgcgacaccgcccgcaagctgggcatccaggaggccgagttgcgccccacccccaccgtcttccacggcatcgtgccaggccactgctgccagccgatcggccggatcacgctggaggtgatgttcgggaagccggatcacttccgcaccgagagaatcgagttcgaggtggtggacctcgtgagtccctaccacgcgctcctgggcaggccggccctgaccaagttcatggcggtgccccattatgggtacctgaagatgaagctgcctggccccaagggggtcatcaccgtagccggcgactatcgccgctccatggactgcgccacgcagagctccaagatggcccagacgctggtcatcgccaccgagaagcagctcatccacgacgccgtcgccctcgccaaagccgcgcgagacggacatgccggctgcaggcaacccggctgggacgactcacttccagccggccgacaacaccaagaagatcctgctggacccggcgcagccggacaagtacgtcaccatcggtgccggcttgagcaagaaataggaaagcgagctcaccagcttcctccgtgagaatcgggacatcttcgcatggactccaagagacatgccgggtgtgccgagggagttggctgagcaccacctccacgtccggcctgaagccaagccggtgaagcagcctctcaggcgcttcgccgaagaacgaaggaaggccatcggtgaagaaatcgccggctcctagctgccggcttcatcatggaagtgctgcacccggactggttggcgaacccggtcctggttttgaagaagaacggctcctggcgcatgtgtatcgactacaccagcctgaacaaggcgtgcccgaaggatcccttccccctgccgcgcatagatcaagtcatagactcgactgccggctgtgaactgttgtctttcctagacgcctattcaggctaccaccagattcctttgaatccggctgatcaaataaagacttcgttcattaccccgtacggggcttattgctacacgactatgccgttcggcttgaaaaatgcaggcgccacctaccaaaggtgcatgcaaaaatgcttgcaggatcaaatcggcagaaacgttcacgcatatgtggatgatgtcgttgtaaagaccaaggagacgactaccctccttgatgacctgagagaaaccttcaccaatctgagaagatttcggatgaagctcaacccggccaagtgcacattcggcgtgccgtctggccagctccttggctacctcgtctctcagcgagggatcgaagccaacccggacaagatcagtgccctggagaagatggaactgccgcagtgcctcaaggacgtccagaagttcgctggctgcctggcttccttgagccgcttcgtcagccggctgggggagaaggcactgcccctgtatcaattgatgaagaaggcggacaagttcgtctggtcaccgcaggcggaggaagctttccgtgacttgaagcgcgtgctctcaaccgcgccaatccttgcaacgccggcttcaatggagccgatgctgttgtacatcgcagccaccaatcgagtggttagcgttgtcctggtggtggagcgcaaagaagacggcagggagcagctggtccagcgtccagtctactaccttagcgaagtgctctcccagtcaaagcaaaactacccccactaccagaaggtcacctacggcgtctacatggcggccaagaagctcaagcactacttccaagagcacctcatcaaggtggttgccacagcgcccttggcggagatcatcagcagcaaggatgccaacggccgggttgccaagtgcgcccacaccatcctctacgagccacgcacagccatcaagtcgcagatcctcgcggacttcttcgtcgactgggccgagatgcagtacctgccgcctgtgccggattccacacactggaagatgcactttgacggttcgaagatgcgcaacggcttgggagccggcatcatcctcacctctcccaagggagatcggctggactacgtcctacagatccacttcgccgcatccaacaatgtggcggaatatgaagcgctcattcatgggctgaagctggccaaggagattggcgtgcgtcgcatactttgcttcggcaactccgacttggtcatacagcaagcatctggcgactgggacgcgaaggacgccaacatggcctcataccgcttccatgtccagcagctatccgacttcttcgacggctgcgaattccaccatgtgccacgagcaaacaacgaggcggctgacgccttatccaagattggttcaacccggcaagccattccgccgggcatcgccttggcggttctcaagaagccgtccatcataccgtcaccggattcggattcaatattcgtgccggctgacccgggggctgctcagccgaacccgggggcttcatcgcccaagtcgggggctaacaagccgaacccgtcggctaccatgccgaacccggggacttctcagtccaacccgggggcttcatcgccaaactcgggggctagcaagtcgaacccgccggctagcaagccgaacccggcgaccatgcagtcggatccggaagctcccacgcaggaggccctgttggttagcgtattcgagataagatgcgtaccttcatgggcacaagaattcctctcctacctcaccgacggtgtgctgcctgaggaTAGAGTCCAGgctaggcagattgagagaagggccaaggcctatacaatcatcaaccaccagctgtacaaacgcagcgtaagtggggtgttccagcggtgcgtcgagccggctgaagggattgaactcctacgggaaatccatcaaggagagtgcggacatcacgcctcatccagagccatagtggccaaagccttccggcacggtttttattggccgactgcgctcagagacgcagaagagttggtgaagaggtgcaacggctgtcagcgcttcgcaaagaaaagacaccagccggcttccgccttgaaaaccatccccatcacatggccatttgccgtatggggcttggatatggtaggcccattcagaacggcgcgaggcggcatgacacacctcttggtgatgattgacaaattcaccaagtggatcgaagccaagccaatcaagaagctggatggctccacagccgtcatattcctcaaggaaatcatcgtgaggttcggctacccccacagcatcatcactgacaacggcagcaacttctcccaaggcatcttctctcgctattgcggggaaatggggatccggatggccctatcttctgtggcgcacccagagtccaacggacaagtggaaaaggctaacggcttagtcctagccggcatccggccccggctggtggagccgctcgagcgagcagccggctgctggattgaagagctgcccaatgtgctgtggagcctgcgcacaacgacaaaccgctcagtcggcttcacaccatttttcctcgtatacggggccgaagccgtcctgccgactgacatcgagcacgacgcgccaaggatcaagctctacactgaagccgaggccaaagaagctcgcgaagatggagtcgacctggtcgaagaggcccggctgctggccgcgtctagatctaccatttaccagcaaagcctccgacgctatcacagctggaaggtccagcccttagcattccgagaaggagacctagtgctccggctgatccagcggacagccggacagcataaactgtcatccccatgggagggtcccttcatcgtgagcaaggcagtaggcaatgattcctactatctcatagatgcccaagaggctaagaaaaacaagccggacaaggctgacgaggagactaaacgtccctgaaatgtcaacttactccgcccattttacacatgagagcaggaatgtatgtatcccttgtatcccttttgtaagctatgaaaaagcacgcgccaagagcgccgtttccgacaagtttttcgcgtactttacctctgtttcgccaattggcttgaatcctctcacgcggtcggctcagtaacgtgatccggtttccgacagccggcttccgatccagctacagaccgcaacccggctgtccggctggcgggagcaaggcctagggaaccgacacgcgaaaaacgactaagggaaagagtaaaagcgagttgacttgcaacttttcataaaagtgccggattgccgaattcagctcgttcgactgaaatactgtcagcctcacccagcggcccgctcttgatccggcgacggatcgcaagtcggacgtacgaccggcaagagcacagccaaagagtggggcggatgggaaaaagcgaacgagtcgaaagaaagcaactcggcacacaaatgattaacaaacacattaaagtgtgacataattaaaggacgATAACATTCATACATGCGCACccagcatcccggggatttaataaattgtcttggcaaaagaacaactggaaagacaggtaaaactaagacgcggctggagaaggaccagccggaggagcgtccgcggagccggctgccgggtcgtcttcgggcTCGTCTTccacctcctcatcttccatgtagtcctcatcggatggaggagggttcgggtccgcgacaaagagggccttgtcgacgaagtcggcgatggtgctggctcgagcaagcCGGGCGGCCTTGtattcggctgggagcttgtcctccacgccggctcgccggaactcaagctgccccaggtccaccccgtcgtaccaagagaggacgaaggacagcgccatgtcggcgccagcgcgcgtggccgactccttccagtcgaggaagcgatccggcgcccgctccatcagggaggtaaggctggagatatcttgcggcaccgcctcctcaggccacagcatcggcgccagctcttcaaccgccttccggagctcccagccgagcttggtgatgggctcgacgcgggcagccatggacgccatgtgatcctccatggagaaatactccgagctgccctcgccggtctcctgcctcctggactcgcgcgcaacgccaacggctgccaaagccgcgtcctgcgtctccgggaaggccgctgcaagatgaagcaagtcagaaatcatcgaagccgaaataagctgaaaaatgcaaattttcgaagtcctaagccaaaaggaaaagcctggcggcagccggcaagaaccgaccgcCACCAGCCCGAAGATAGAGATAGCAAAgacatcagaagtttctgctgccggctgccaacgaaagccggcagccgacagccgaaagccggcaaagggaaaggaacattaaggtgcactcacccgccaagccgcgatcaagtgcgccaatctcatccgtccagcgcttggcggtagccgtcagctccgtggacttggcggtgacctcctcttgcagcgcaagccgctgcttctccacctccgttagccgccggctcagatcgtccaccttctccttctccgccgtcctaagggagttgagctcagagaggtggttctgctccagcaggcgcagccgtgccagctcctgctcagctagcttgagcttggcggctgaagaacggcccgcctcctcgctctcggcgcactgggcgcgagcagcccggagatccgactccagccgcgggaccttggcggcttcaactgcgaggcagccggaaagaaacgtcagccaacgaagatccaaaagaaaataagacatcgAGTCGAAAGAGGCAAGAGCTCACCCTTGGCGGCtcccagctcgcgggccaagtcggcccggtccagcttggccttgtggtaatgggtaacggcgcgattatacaaagtggtgcgccgatccatcacgGCCTCAGAAAAAAAGAAAGTcagtcagctaggcgaaacccgggccggctccaagcagccggcccatgcctcggagggctaccaggatgataaccaa
This region of Lolium perenne isolate Kyuss_39 chromosome 2, Kyuss_2.0, whole genome shotgun sequence genomic DNA includes:
- the LOC139835761 gene encoding uncharacterized protein, which codes for MSYFLLDLRWLTFLSGCLAVEAAKVPRLESDLRAARAQCAESEEAGRSSAAKLKLAEQELARLRLLEQNHLSELNSLRTAEKEKVDDLSRRLTEVEKQRLALQEEVTAKSTELTATAKRWTDEIGALDRGLAAAFPETQDAALAAVGVARESRRQETGEGSSEYFSMEDHMASMAARVEPITKLGWELRKAVEELAPMLWPEEAVPQDISSLTSLMERAPDRFLDWKDLVNLSQQWSSRKSLVNSSGNNM